A single region of the Methanococcoides sp. AM1 genome encodes:
- a CDS encoding helicase-related protein, whose translation MQILDNINDLWGDDLKKTLEPGTKLKIAASCFSIYAYEALKTELEKIESLEFIFTAPAFVANEVTDKVSRERREFHIPKKQREQNLYGSEFEIQLKNKLTQRAIAKECADWIRRKATFCSNSTKAPMQQFACLNTDDEDTSYMPLHGFTAVDLGYSQGDAVSNFINKFDDTISTKTWLDLFDMIWEDDSKLQDVTDSICTHIESVYKENSPEKIYFLMLYNIFNEFLEDLNEDVLPNDLTGYKNTVVWNKLFNFQQDAATGIINKLESYNGCILADSVGLGKTFTALAVIKYYELRNRSVLVLCPKKLEDNWQTYRSNYKTNILAQDRLNYDVLFHTDLSRRTGTSSGLDLNKINWGNYDLVVIDESHNFRNNDTYKDKETRYQKLMNSVVRDGVKTKVLMLSATPVNNQFNDLRNQLALAYEGESENLSQKLRTDKSIEEIFRHAQTVFNQWSKLPPEERTARSILDALEFDFFELLDSVTIARSRKHIETFYDTTDIGNFPIRRKPLSFRCPLTDRSDVMSFNEIYAQLSLLKLSVYAPINYILSSRLKKYEELYDTSVEGGKGKLRQADREKSLQSLMTTNLLKRLESSVESFRLTLGVLEEKHKDMLAKIEQFKRSGSDLSIHDLADSLGDLEDEDDDLTGLSEFMIGGKVQVSLADMDLPSWEYDLKNDLVVITELLSEMNKVTPQDDSKLQHIKRHIQEKIQNPINPGNKKVVIFTAFADTANYLYANLSEELLKIDVHSGRVTGKDAPKTTLKKGYDFQSILTMFSPVSKEKALILPDEPGEIDLLIGTDCISEGQNLQDCDYLINYDIHWNPVRIIQRFGRVDRIGSQNESIQLVNYWPDISLDEYINLKERVENRMIIADVTATGDDNVLSAQANDVSYRKEQLRRLQDEVIELEDLKTGVNITDLGLNDFRMDLLNHIKTNGDLGHLPSGLHAVVPSNPEIGLVPGVIFTLRNRNSDVNVNQHNRLHPYYLVYIDNDGEVITDHTQVKPLLDLARSSCKGQDSPIYDVCKRFNYDTNDGREMVHYSDLLGQAIRSMIEVKEDNDIDSLFSGTNTTALVDTIKGLDDFELISFLVVQEEQV comes from the coding sequence ATGCAAATACTAGATAATATAAATGACCTATGGGGAGATGATCTGAAAAAAACTCTCGAGCCCGGTACGAAGCTAAAAATTGCTGCTTCTTGTTTCTCCATTTATGCCTATGAAGCTTTAAAAACAGAGTTAGAAAAGATTGAGTCTCTTGAGTTCATCTTTACTGCTCCAGCTTTTGTAGCAAACGAGGTTACAGACAAAGTATCTAGAGAGCGTAGAGAATTTCACATTCCTAAAAAACAACGTGAACAAAATCTATATGGAAGTGAATTTGAAATTCAGCTCAAAAACAAACTTACCCAACGGGCAATAGCCAAAGAATGTGCCGACTGGATACGAAGAAAAGCAACGTTTTGCTCGAATTCAACAAAAGCTCCGATGCAGCAATTTGCCTGTCTGAATACGGATGATGAAGATACATCTTACATGCCCTTACACGGTTTTACTGCAGTTGACCTTGGGTACAGCCAAGGGGACGCTGTTTCTAATTTTATTAATAAGTTTGATGATACTATATCCACTAAAACCTGGCTGGATCTTTTTGACATGATCTGGGAGGACGATTCCAAGCTACAGGATGTGACGGACAGTATCTGTACACACATTGAATCTGTTTATAAAGAAAATTCACCGGAAAAGATCTATTTCCTTATGCTTTACAACATCTTCAATGAATTTCTTGAAGATCTGAACGAGGATGTGCTTCCTAATGATCTGACCGGCTACAAGAACACTGTTGTATGGAATAAGCTCTTTAATTTTCAGCAGGATGCCGCTACAGGCATTATCAACAAACTGGAAAGCTACAACGGATGCATTCTGGCTGATAGCGTGGGCCTCGGCAAAACATTTACTGCACTAGCAGTCATAAAATATTATGAACTTAGAAATCGTTCTGTGCTTGTGCTTTGCCCAAAGAAGCTTGAGGATAACTGGCAAACCTATCGAAGTAATTACAAAACAAATATACTGGCACAGGACCGTCTGAATTATGATGTTCTTTTTCATACGGACCTTTCACGCCGAACAGGCACATCTTCCGGCTTGGATCTGAATAAGATCAATTGGGGCAACTACGACCTCGTAGTCATAGATGAGTCTCATAACTTCCGTAACAACGATACCTACAAGGATAAAGAGACACGATACCAGAAACTGATGAACTCAGTGGTCCGTGACGGCGTTAAAACGAAAGTGTTGATGCTTTCCGCTACGCCGGTAAACAATCAGTTCAATGACCTTCGCAATCAACTTGCTCTTGCGTATGAAGGAGAATCTGAGAATCTGAGCCAAAAGCTGAGAACTGATAAAAGTATTGAAGAGATATTCCGCCACGCTCAAACTGTTTTTAATCAATGGTCGAAATTGCCTCCTGAAGAGCGAACAGCCAGATCAATTCTGGATGCTCTTGAATTTGATTTTTTCGAACTGCTGGACAGTGTTACTATAGCCCGCTCCAGAAAGCATATTGAGACATTCTACGATACAACCGACATTGGGAATTTTCCGATAAGACGAAAACCCCTGTCATTTCGTTGCCCCTTAACAGACCGTTCTGATGTAATGAGCTTTAATGAGATTTATGCACAGCTTTCTCTGCTGAAACTTTCTGTTTATGCACCTATCAACTACATCCTTTCAAGTAGACTGAAAAAATATGAAGAACTTTATGATACCTCTGTTGAAGGTGGAAAGGGTAAACTTCGTCAAGCTGATCGTGAAAAAAGCCTTCAGTCACTGATGACGACTAATCTATTGAAGCGCCTTGAAAGTTCGGTTGAGTCTTTCAGACTGACGCTTGGAGTCCTGGAAGAAAAGCATAAGGATATGCTCGCCAAAATAGAGCAATTCAAGCGGTCAGGTTCGGATCTTTCGATTCATGATCTGGCAGATTCTCTTGGAGACCTTGAAGATGAAGATGATGACCTTACAGGATTGAGTGAATTCATGATCGGAGGGAAGGTACAGGTAAGTCTGGCAGACATGGATCTGCCATCATGGGAATATGATCTGAAGAATGACTTGGTTGTAATAACAGAACTCCTTTCTGAAATGAACAAAGTCACCCCTCAGGATGACTCAAAGCTGCAGCACATTAAAAGACACATTCAGGAGAAAATTCAAAACCCGATAAATCCGGGCAATAAAAAGGTCGTCATTTTCACCGCCTTTGCAGACACAGCTAATTACCTTTATGCAAACTTGTCTGAAGAGTTGCTCAAAATTGATGTGCACTCCGGACGTGTTACAGGCAAAGATGCACCGAAAACTACTCTGAAAAAAGGATATGATTTTCAGTCTATTTTAACGATGTTCTCTCCGGTCTCAAAAGAAAAAGCTCTTATCCTCCCTGATGAACCAGGAGAAATCGATTTATTGATTGGTACGGACTGTATTTCAGAAGGACAGAATCTTCAGGACTGTGATTACCTTATCAACTATGATATCCACTGGAATCCTGTACGTATTATCCAGCGCTTTGGACGTGTAGACCGTATTGGTTCTCAAAATGAATCGATCCAGCTGGTCAACTATTGGCCCGATATTTCTCTCGATGAATATATCAATCTGAAAGAGCGTGTTGAGAACCGAATGATCATTGCTGATGTTACTGCTACAGGTGATGATAATGTGCTTTCCGCACAGGCCAATGATGTTTCCTATCGAAAAGAGCAGCTCCGCCGCCTGCAGGATGAAGTCATAGAACTGGAGGACTTGAAAACAGGGGTAAATATCACGGATCTGGGGCTGAATGATTTCCGCATGGACCTGCTGAACCATATTAAAACAAATGGGGATTTAGGCCACCTGCCAAGCGGGCTGCACGCAGTCGTGCCATCAAACCCGGAAATAGGTTTGGTCCCCGGAGTTATCTTTACCCTTCGTAACCGCAATTCGGACGTCAATGTTAACCAGCATAACCGCCTGCACCCTTACTATCTTGTCTATATCGATAATGATGGAGAGGTTATCACAGATCACACGCAGGTAAAACCGTTGCTTGATCTGGCAAGAAGCAGTTGCAAGGGACAGGACAGTCCAATATACGATGTTTGTAAAAGGTTTAATTATGATACCAATGACGGTAGGGAAATGGTCCATTATTCAGATCTGCTGGGGCAAGCTATTCGATCAATGATCGAGGTAAAGGAAGACAACGATATTGACAGTCTATTCTCTGGAACTAACACCACGGCCTTAGTTGACACGATTAAAGGGTTGGATGATTTTGAGCTCATTTCCTTCCTTGTAGTTCAAGAGGAACAGGTATGA
- a CDS encoding nuclease-related domain-containing protein: MNLAREKGFPISDLTEIDFISKDVKRQYNEEKPIISNQIKLEINDIHTKLEDAENTIELRKPQIMKEIDLESEKLKEEAEELKTIEFNIKILFHYFFSKLKLRRYYKRLQYLETHTQIEINKRLENSFSSLNLLKSRLNHLENNTDAEVESRLSHLVSQISKIEEIKKSNEYKGALGELAVIKNLSKLSDDYYLFNDLYIELKDYIKFNGSTLKSAQIDHLVVGPTGVFVIETKNWSNHYTQDVFNDGSYTPYDQIQRSGYLVYRYLNDYKYGNSLEKLYYNLAKDEVKVKSILAIAGSTIPFEKHRFVRVLNCNVVSSHIKKGKRIFTTTSINEIASKWCVTY, encoded by the coding sequence ATGAATCTTGCTAGAGAGAAGGGTTTCCCAATATCGGATTTAACTGAAATAGATTTTATCTCGAAAGATGTTAAAAGACAATACAATGAAGAAAAACCAATAATCTCTAACCAAATTAAATTGGAAATAAACGACATACATACAAAATTAGAAGATGCCGAAAATACTATAGAATTACGAAAACCTCAGATAATGAAAGAAATAGATTTAGAATCTGAGAAATTAAAAGAAGAAGCAGAAGAGTTAAAAACAATTGAATTTAACATAAAAATCCTGTTCCATTATTTTTTCAGTAAATTGAAATTACGTCGTTATTACAAGAGATTACAATATCTTGAGACGCATACACAGATTGAAATAAATAAAAGACTTGAAAATTCGTTTTCATCATTAAATCTACTAAAAAGCAGACTTAATCATCTCGAAAATAATACTGATGCAGAAGTAGAATCTAGGTTATCCCACTTAGTATCTCAAATTAGTAAAATAGAAGAAATAAAGAAATCGAATGAATATAAAGGGGCTTTAGGAGAGTTAGCTGTTATTAAAAATTTAAGCAAACTTTCCGATGATTATTATCTATTCAACGACTTGTATATTGAATTGAAGGACTACATCAAGTTTAACGGTTCAACTTTGAAATCTGCCCAAATCGATCACCTTGTAGTAGGTCCTACGGGAGTATTCGTAATTGAGACAAAGAATTGGAGTAATCATTATACTCAAGATGTCTTTAATGATGGATCTTATACCCCATATGACCAGATTCAGAGAAGTGGTTATCTTGTATATCGCTATTTAAACGACTACAAATATGGAAATTCATTAGAGAAACTTTATTATAACCTTGCAAAAGATGAAGTAAAAGTAAAATCAATACTTGCAATAGCGGGTTCTACTATTCCTTTTGAAAAACATCGTTTTGTGAGGGTACTCAATTGCAATGTTGTCTCATCCCATATCAAAAAAGGTAAAAGGATTTTCACAACTACGTCTATAAATGAAATCGCAAGCAAATGGTGTGTCACGTACTGA
- a CDS encoding tryptophan-rich sensory protein: MNTNQRKQTIKIVTAVTFLIMITVNALANILPINDITTGQLSEAYPNLFAPAGATFSIWGLIYLLLGGYTLYQLGIFQGNTATDRTELIYKLGILFSVSSIANASWILAWHYEIIPLSMLLMVVILTCLILINQLTRREQFSKDEYFFIRLPFSVYFGWITVATIANATILLVSWGWKDFILSDASWTVIVIALGLVIGLATMLKNRDVAYGLVIVWAYSGILLKHTSPEGFGGQYPVIISTTIGCIVLLLLSVVYLLISRSKRMGY; encoded by the coding sequence ATGAACACAAACCAAAGAAAACAAACAATCAAAATCGTCACAGCAGTAACGTTCCTGATAATGATCACCGTCAATGCACTGGCCAACATCCTCCCCATCAACGACATCACCACCGGCCAGCTCTCAGAAGCCTACCCCAATCTCTTTGCCCCTGCAGGAGCAACCTTTTCGATCTGGGGACTCATATATCTGTTACTGGGAGGGTACACCCTTTACCAGCTCGGCATCTTTCAGGGAAATACAGCCACCGACAGGACCGAGCTCATCTATAAGCTTGGAATCCTCTTCTCTGTATCTTCCATTGCCAATGCATCCTGGATCCTCGCATGGCACTATGAAATAATCCCATTGTCCATGTTGCTGATGGTCGTGATCCTCACTTGCCTGATCCTGATAAATCAGCTTACAAGAAGGGAACAGTTTTCAAAAGACGAATATTTCTTTATCAGGCTTCCATTTAGCGTTTACTTCGGATGGATCACCGTAGCAACCATTGCCAATGCCACTATACTTCTTGTCAGCTGGGGCTGGAAAGACTTTATTTTGAGTGACGCTTCCTGGACTGTTATAGTAATTGCTTTAGGACTTGTTATCGGCCTTGCGACCATGCTGAAAAACAGGGATGTTGCCTACGGACTTGTTATTGTCTGGGCTTACTCGGGAATATTGCTAAAGCACACTTCCCCTGAAGGATTTGGGGGGCAGTATCCAGTGATTATCAGTACGACGATTGGGTGTATTGTGTTGTTGCTTCTTAGTGTGGTTTATCTATTGATTTCAAGAAGTAAGAGGATGGGGTATTGA
- a CDS encoding nuclease-related domain-containing DEAD/DEAH box helicase, giving the protein MVLNIMQVDQSELTDGEKRIANKIKQIYKDAKWNAYLYYQPRIKKWNPDFILIDEYKGVSIIEVKDWSLDYVDEMNPLNAVVNGNTRHNPIYKANLYFNAAKSRLQNQASLLDEKRELKYGLYSNVILPNIKSQELEEYEECLFQPPSKCITSENITDLTINDLFSEEVQYINEYNFSVMRSTFFPEIKVKTVQKELWEYGRKNTTENSIIKTLDVEQEKFARRIPYGHYMVSGIPGSGKTVILLARAVHLARENPNWKIKILTYNNSLADKLKSKLKSIHEDLDLMGVKYQNIEISTFHSLAKSIADVSIIPDPLPDKYWELILPYKAIEKAQNVQPVCDAILIDEYQDFHDAWMKLCLLLCEKHDYNGQKTENIFLAGDRLQSIYNPSTHNWKSLGINIVGRSKLLKTSYRSGSTHVNLALDYLMENPSTKKEVENFYEGRDGICCNFDIDNNIEFIKGNSKVINNLLEDLLKNPQYNPSDILVLLPNNNLRNKLYRMMNENIQSNSIASKHLDENKMNFVTYHSAKGIEAKVCILVDVDKVKDKKLLYVGMTRASEKLIIHSPDSEGGPVFNELIECYNQVSFDSSLSFEDEKAFESAKPVNKLEENDKKFNLNMIRKVYKNAYQKWTPDEESKLTKMYTSGKKVSEIASELGRQNGGIKARLEKLGLIK; this is encoded by the coding sequence TTGGTTTTAAACATAATGCAGGTTGATCAATCCGAATTAACGGATGGAGAAAAAAGGATAGCTAACAAGATAAAACAAATCTATAAGGACGCAAAATGGAATGCTTATCTCTATTATCAACCTCGCATAAAAAAGTGGAATCCAGACTTCATTTTGATTGATGAATACAAAGGCGTTTCGATTATTGAAGTCAAAGATTGGAGTTTGGATTATGTCGATGAGATGAATCCATTGAATGCAGTTGTTAATGGTAACACTAGACATAATCCCATCTACAAAGCAAATCTCTATTTCAACGCTGCAAAGAGTAGGTTACAAAACCAAGCTTCATTGCTTGATGAGAAACGCGAGTTGAAATATGGCTTATATTCAAATGTAATTCTTCCTAATATTAAGTCACAAGAACTCGAAGAATACGAGGAATGTCTATTCCAACCCCCTTCAAAGTGCATAACATCTGAAAATATAACCGATCTTACAATCAACGATCTCTTTTCTGAAGAGGTTCAGTATATTAATGAATATAATTTTTCAGTTATGAGAAGCACCTTTTTCCCAGAAATTAAAGTCAAAACTGTACAAAAGGAGCTTTGGGAATATGGCCGAAAAAATACAACTGAGAATAGTATTATCAAAACCTTGGATGTTGAACAGGAAAAATTCGCTAGAAGAATTCCATATGGACATTACATGGTTTCTGGAATTCCAGGAAGTGGGAAAACTGTTATTCTTTTGGCTAGAGCTGTACACCTTGCCAGAGAAAATCCAAATTGGAAAATTAAGATTTTAACTTACAATAATTCACTCGCAGATAAGCTGAAAAGTAAGCTAAAATCAATCCACGAAGATTTAGATCTTATGGGAGTGAAGTATCAGAATATCGAAATTTCAACATTCCACAGCCTTGCAAAGTCAATTGCAGATGTTAGCATCATACCAGATCCGCTTCCAGATAAATATTGGGAATTAATATTGCCATACAAAGCAATCGAAAAAGCGCAAAATGTCCAACCAGTTTGTGATGCAATCTTAATCGATGAATATCAAGATTTCCATGATGCATGGATGAAGCTTTGCTTGCTATTATGTGAAAAACATGATTACAATGGTCAAAAAACTGAAAACATATTTTTAGCAGGCGACAGGCTGCAGAGTATCTACAATCCCTCAACTCATAACTGGAAGAGTTTGGGAATCAATATTGTAGGACGATCTAAACTTCTAAAAACATCATATCGTTCCGGAAGTACTCATGTGAATCTGGCTTTAGATTATTTAATGGAAAATCCATCAACAAAAAAGGAAGTAGAGAACTTCTATGAAGGAAGAGATGGAATTTGTTGTAATTTTGATATTGACAACAATATAGAATTTATCAAAGGCAATTCCAAAGTCATCAATAATCTATTAGAAGATTTATTGAAAAATCCACAATACAATCCTAGTGATATTCTAGTATTGCTTCCGAACAATAATCTTCGCAACAAACTGTATCGAATGATGAATGAGAATATACAATCAAATTCTATAGCTTCAAAACATCTTGACGAAAATAAAATGAATTTTGTCACATACCACTCTGCTAAAGGTATTGAAGCTAAAGTTTGCATCCTTGTCGATGTCGATAAAGTCAAAGACAAGAAACTTTTATACGTAGGAATGACTCGTGCTTCTGAAAAATTGATAATTCACTCTCCTGATTCAGAAGGTGGACCCGTTTTTAATGAGCTGATAGAATGCTACAACCAAGTGTCGTTTGATTCATCTTTATCCTTTGAAGATGAGAAAGCATTCGAATCTGCAAAACCAGTTAACAAATTAGAAGAAAATGATAAAAAATTCAATCTCAATATGATCAGAAAAGTTTACAAAAATGCATATCAGAAATGGACTCCTGATGAAGAATCAAAATTAACCAAAATGTACACTTCTGGGAAGAAAGTTAGTGAAATTGCTTCTGAGTTGGGAAGACAGAATGGTGGAATCAAAGCAAGACTCGAGAAGTTAGGTTTAATCAAATAA
- a CDS encoding HEAT repeat domain-containing protein, translating into MEWDNNELEKDAELLINLLNDESKNIRRSAAKALGEIGDVNAVEPLINLLNYESKGVRISAAKALGIIGDERAVEPLNNALKDESKGVRISAAKALREIESVRESETFIQTMKVSPSIARRAQPKAFKMFSLPEEEFEANKPRIKVVEFDKARFEEVIAHKEIPKPEIRLVEKETRNPTPRYADLTFFHYKGKVLGEKIEKGYPLQAEKWHCLQVAVREKPTGISFLGKRQGSIREPKQKQDVTVMVTAEAEDENVIRIEEPVQYLRLPPQGDSTKNAYFKIKPLCKTSSSNNLAKIRVRLYYEFNMLEVDVISAEVVGKMDDPTCSQLELENPVSFKQERLEREYVDFDSVRPRVMHIDISRRRENYYFTFAFYKALKRKVEFSAPVPLSENDLESDLVCIRKLWYDIALSDTFSNQVEGNKFEFYKNMQKLAKEGRGLWTKLFRQETNSAMYKIGKWLEKHPLEEGGIIQISIQEEASNFVFPWALLYDRDVAKRASELEYEGFWGLRYCIEQQPPGYFRSPIDAENPVPLRKPDEPHSFQSSLKMAFMLWEKFRNAKEQKTLMKKLAKESKGTFEVTGPITDEDSCYELLENCNSDILYFYTHGYTRHRMADVGVGPNLDFFVKQYEKLDQDSPLRKTYKLLYDSIKKGSFEPERSWIGLSYGKLYLRELYEHVSNFYASPLVILNMCESAQVTPSLSDSFIHFFLDRGACAVLGTECPMTVEFAHPFAEKFLEDILSGEEVGKVLLEARWHFVKLHNPLGLAYTLFGPATVCFSPPVLLK; encoded by the coding sequence GTGGAGTGGGACAACAATGAGTTAGAAAAAGATGCTGAATTGCTTATAAATTTACTGAATGATGAAAGCAAGAATATTCGAAGGAGTGCAGCAAAGGCTCTTGGTGAAATTGGAGATGTAAATGCAGTAGAACCTCTTATAAATTTACTGAATTATGAAAGCAAGGGAGTTCGGATTAGTGCAGCAAAGGCTCTTGGAATAATTGGAGATGAAAGAGCAGTAGAACCTCTTAATAATGCGCTGAAGGATGAAAGCAAGGGAGTTCGAATTAGTGCAGCAAAGGCTCTTCGTGAAATTGAAAGTGTAAGAGAATCCGAAACTTTTATTCAAACTATGAAAGTTTCTCCATCGATAGCTCGTCGCGCTCAACCAAAAGCATTCAAAATGTTTTCTCTCCCAGAAGAGGAATTCGAAGCAAATAAACCTAGAATAAAAGTAGTGGAATTTGATAAAGCAAGATTCGAAGAGGTAATTGCGCACAAAGAGATTCCGAAACCTGAGATTAGACTTGTTGAGAAAGAAACTAGAAACCCTACTCCTCGATATGCTGATCTTACCTTTTTCCATTATAAAGGGAAAGTTCTTGGAGAAAAAATAGAAAAGGGCTATCCTCTACAAGCGGAAAAATGGCATTGTCTACAAGTTGCCGTGCGGGAAAAGCCTACTGGGATTTCATTTTTGGGAAAAAGGCAGGGAAGTATCAGGGAACCGAAACAGAAGCAAGATGTGACGGTTATGGTGACTGCGGAGGCAGAGGATGAAAATGTTATTAGAATTGAGGAACCAGTGCAATACTTGAGGCTTCCTCCTCAGGGAGATTCTACGAAGAATGCTTACTTCAAAATAAAGCCTCTCTGCAAGACTTCAAGTTCTAATAATTTAGCCAAAATTAGAGTGCGTCTGTATTATGAGTTCAACATGCTCGAGGTTGATGTAATCAGTGCCGAAGTCGTAGGGAAAATGGATGACCCTACATGCTCCCAGCTGGAGCTGGAAAATCCTGTATCTTTCAAGCAAGAAAGGCTGGAGCGGGAATACGTGGATTTTGACTCTGTCCGGCCCAGGGTCATGCATATTGACATCAGCAGACGAAGGGAAAACTACTATTTTACATTCGCTTTTTACAAAGCCTTGAAACGAAAGGTCGAATTTTCAGCCCCTGTTCCCCTCTCTGAAAATGATTTGGAATCTGATCTGGTTTGCATCAGGAAGCTCTGGTATGACATCGCGCTGAGTGATACATTTTCTAATCAGGTTGAGGGGAATAAATTTGAATTTTACAAAAACATGCAGAAGCTTGCAAAGGAAGGGCGTGGTCTCTGGACAAAGCTTTTCCGGCAGGAAACAAACAGTGCCATGTATAAAATAGGTAAGTGGCTGGAGAAACATCCCCTGGAAGAAGGGGGGATCATCCAAATTTCCATCCAGGAAGAAGCCTCTAATTTCGTCTTCCCTTGGGCTCTGCTCTATGACAGAGATGTGGCTAAGCGTGCATCCGAACTGGAATATGAAGGTTTCTGGGGTCTGCGATACTGCATCGAACAACAACCACCTGGATATTTCAGGTCTCCTATTGATGCCGAAAATCCTGTGCCTCTCAGGAAGCCTGATGAGCCTCATTCCTTCCAGAGCAGTCTTAAAATGGCTTTCATGCTATGGGAGAAGTTCAGGAATGCGAAAGAGCAAAAAACCCTTATGAAAAAGCTGGCCAAAGAAAGCAAGGGGACTTTTGAAGTTACTGGCCCTATTACAGATGAAGATAGCTGCTACGAACTCTTGGAAAACTGCAATTCCGATATACTATACTTCTACACTCATGGCTACACCCGACACAGAATGGCGGATGTAGGGGTGGGACCGAATCTGGATTTTTTTGTGAAACAATATGAAAAGCTGGATCAAGATTCACCTCTGCGCAAAACCTATAAGCTGCTCTATGATAGCATAAAAAAAGGCAGTTTTGAACCTGAACGCTCCTGGATAGGGCTAAGCTATGGGAAACTCTACCTCCGTGAACTCTATGAACATGTGAGCAATTTTTACGCCAGTCCTCTAGTAATCTTGAACATGTGTGAATCTGCCCAGGTAACACCTTCACTTTCTGATAGCTTTATCCATTTCTTCTTGGACCGGGGTGCCTGTGCAGTCTTAGGGACCGAATGTCCGATGACCGTTGAGTTTGCTCATCCATTTGCAGAAAAGTTCTTGGAAGACATACTTTCTGGAGAAGAGGTGGGCAAGGTCCTCCTTGAAGCAAGATGGCATTTTGTAAAGCTTCACAATCCGCTAGGACTTGCTTACACACTTTTCGGCCCTGCTACAGTCTGCTTTAGTCCTCCTGTGCTATTGAAATGA